A stretch of DNA from Cannabis sativa cultivar Pink pepper isolate KNU-18-1 chromosome X, ASM2916894v1, whole genome shotgun sequence:
TTCAACAGGTCACACCTCCAAAACATttctttttttgtaaaaaattgtgTAGTTTgataatacttaaataatatctAATATTAGGCTTTGGAACTCTTGAAAATGTGTTCATAGCTCAAGCTATGAGCATTTTGGTAATGAGGTGCAAATctagaaatttttaattttagcattctaaAAGAATATTTTAGTAAAGTTGTACTTCgcccaaaaattataaaaatttgtagattattattatgtataaggTTATGGCAAAATATAAAGTGTTGAAATAATTCCTCATATAAGCCaatatgtttcaacatacaacAAAAAATCAGTTAGATTCTAATCTACTAGACTCAACAGCCATAACAACTTCTGCAATCAACATTAACTAAGTTATTTACTAACTACCATTTCAACTCAACTAACTCTacatctataaatagaaagaagATCAGAAGAAGAGACTTACcacttgaaaatattcttctctCTAGATCTAGAAGAAAGCTAGAGTGAGAACCTAGTGAGAGAAACTCTCGTGTGCAAAGAGTAGTAGTAGAAGagagttagagagagaaagaaaaggaTTGAAGAGATCTAGAAAGACAAAAATTGTACAGAAAGGAGAATTTCGTACTTGAGTGTGAAGTAGAAGATTATTAGTCAATCTGTGTGACTTTGAATCTTCTCAACACCGTGTaatcttgatcttgattatagtAAATTCTATGTGAGCTTCTTTGAGGTAGCTCAAGTGGTGAACCATGTAAAATTACTATGTTAATTTGTATTCTCTTCTCTcacctcttttaaaattttctttgttCCTTGTTCTTTACTCTGCACAACTTAAGTTCTTGACTTTACTTGATTGTGTTTCAATTTTAACTCCATTGTGTTTGCTTTAATTTCGAAGTTTGTTCATCACTGCAAAAGAAAATTGGTATTGTTAAACtcagaaactaaaaaaaataaaaggaaacttatAGAAAGAAAACATGTTTCTCCTCTTCATccacatttcaaaaataatgtgttgATTCGTGTGTATGAGTTGTGTAGGGTTAAATCTGTAAAATTCTTATAGTGGTATTAGAGTTGAGCAGATCAACAAGAATAACTCGCAAGAAAGAAGAGAAGGTGATCAATACAGAAGGAAGTATACTCTTAAGAAGGAGTTCTTGATCTAAAGGAGTTTGACGATGTCCCATTGGACAATCAAACTAAGTCTTCTCaaaatgaatttttaattaattctgaATTTGTCAACACGAGTAACATAAAAGTCGATATTGGCAGGTTTGATGGATCTAGTGACTATAGAATTTGGAGAAGAGGGATCCTCGAGTCATTGTCCTTGACAAAAAACAAATCAGGAGTGAATTCAACAGTGACATTATTGTCACGAGTAAACTTAGAAATACTTATTAAATTCTTTGTTATGGCTAGAACATGAAGAATATTTTTGAGATAAAAGAGATTTTCTTGCAGTTAAGGTACTATTACCAATGTTATATATAGAAAGGGAAGAACCATTACATACTGTAATCTTTTCCTTGCCTTTGTAGGAGTTTTGTTGTTGAAGATTGGCACTATCTTGGGTGACATGGTGAGAGGCACCACTATCAAGATACCAGGCATCATCATCATGAGTTCCACTTGAAGCAACAAGTGCTTGGGGTAGATTTGGACTTAAGTTGCCATTGTTCTCATCAGGACCATTGTAAGAGATATCAAACCTTCTGTAACATTTCTGAACTGTGTGACCAATGCAGCCACAAAGTTGACACACAGCTCAATTGTTGTTGAAGTAGCCTCTGCCACCACCATTGTTTGATCTTCCACCATAAGAGGTCCTGCCACAACCTCAAAAATTGTTGGATCCAACTCTTCCATTGGGGTTGGATCCACCAGATTGATTTTTCTTGAACTAAGTATAGTTGGCTGTAGCTCCATGGAGATCAATGGTAGCCTGGGCTTGATTTGCTTCAATCCGAATTTCATGATTTTGAAGCATGAATTGAACCTCTGCAAGAGTGAGTCTTTCTCTTGAGGTTAAGTTTACGAAAAAAACTTCATACTCTGTTCTAAGACTAGCAAGAACATAAAGAATAAGTTGCTCCTCTGAGATTTGATTTCCAGCTGCACGAAGGCCATCTGCAAGATTTTTCATCTTGAGAAGGTATTCATCAATGGCTAAAGAGCCTTTCTTGATGGATTGGAGTTGATTCATCAGATGAATTTGGCGAGCTCGAGAtgaagtgcaaatagttgctcGAGTGCGGTCCAACTTTTAGAGGCAAACACATAATTCACCACATGTCCATTCATAGATTCAGAAATAGTTGACATTAGCCACGACAAAAGGAATTGATCTAAGTGCATCCATCTATTGAATTCAGGATTGCTTACCATTGTTGTTGATTCAGGAGGTTTGCGAATCCTTGGTTGAGGTTGATTTTGGTTGAGAAGAATTCTTTTCAAATCGTGGGCTCTGATTGTAGGGAGAACTTGAGatctccaaaaaaaaatagttgtttCGATTCAATCGCAGGGGTGAACGAACATTGTGGTTGGAACTGCAGAATGATGAGCTGTAACATCGGAGGAAGTGAACACCATTGATGCAACCatgagctctgataccaagttgatTTTCAAAGGAGCAGAGTATGAATAAAAGTAAAATGCGTACAATGATTATATATACTCTAAAGAGAGCTTAGCTAATTATAACAGAATCCTTAACTAACATTGTGATAGTTAGTTGAAAACAAGAACATAACTAACCTATAACAACCAAGTTCTAACTAACCAATTTCATGTACACTATCAACAATTCTTAATTTTTCGATTCAAAAAGCATGATATTGACACGTTTTCAAGTAAATGATAATAGCTTAATCTATTGTACCCGTTTTTGCCATCTAATCtaaatctttttcttttcttcctacgacaattaattttatattgttctctACTTTCTTGTTTTTAGAATTAAAACGTTGAACTTCTATTAAGGCAGGGTTATGAGATTGGGTGGGtcttagaagaaaaaaaattattgggccatttatttttttaaaaaaaatgtagtatttttgaaaactactaaaaaatatgtataattttaactgaaaaatatttttcttgggCCCCTGAGCTCGGTGGGCCCTATAGCCTGTCTTAGCCTAGGCCCAACCCAAACTTTTGTTTTGAAAGAAAGAGGGATAAGTTAAAAAATACACAttttttattacacattaaCCAAATATAACtgcaaaataattttaattgataagtacctttttttataattaaagtaCCAAATATAACCTCACATAACTTGTTGAAATTAAAGTCCCTAACCGCATAATAGTGATATGATCTATAAAActgtatataaattaaatagtaataaaataaaaatagtatgaAGATGAGCCGACATAGcccttttatatggaagaaagaaaAAGTTTCCAAATTAGGAAGATGAGCCGACATAGCCCTTTTATATGGAAGAGAATTATACTGTACtttaggggtgttcacaaattatccgatccaatccaatccgcacgatccaatccaatccaatccgcaaaatgcggatatccgcacttgtgcggattggattggatagaaaaaactaaaatccgcacttgtgtggattggatgttgtttgacctcaaaaagtaaccgatccaatccaatccgcacttaattatatatttttaaaaaattataatttataatatatattaattaaaaaaagacacaaacttttaatttcttaatcttttttaataatatattgagttggtgtattttatttatgtcataataaaaaacacaacaaaaataattcttattcacatagacacatatatataaatttaaatatatatactaacttatttattttatttattttagtaataaatacatatatattttagtataaggaagaggtttcaatggttacatttttattgtaaccatcatggttacatttttttaagccattggattactatttaatggttgtgattaatttggaaattaaataaaaataaataaaaaataacttataacctgaaagtaacctaatcatttatttccttataaaactttaattaagattaattatattttaaaattaaattaattataattattaattaattttttgcaatttattactatataaggatcttttagcaatttatttttttatacttaaattatttaaaattttatagcaaagttttttataatttaaaattatacacatataatttcataatttaaattttattatacttgtaatcttaattttaaattattacgcataattatttaatttttttatttagatatttaaaatataaaaaatgaaataagttgaaggatttttttttaaaaaaatggctgcacttgttatcgattgattagcttgaggcctcatacttagttcatataattgtaacaaaataattaaatatcatttaaaaataattaattatttgaaaatttattataagaagagaattttaatttgtgtcaaaagaagtttaatttttgtaaaaaaaataaatttttttgtaaatattataattaaatggcttaattattaaaataattcaagtaaggatttaaatataaatattaattactaaaagaggtcttgttaaatatttaattaattattttaagaaaatagttaattataattaaataattctaaaaaaggaatgtctatttaattaattattttaaaaaaatagttaattataattaattaaatctaaaaaaggaaagtctacctattagtaacctgctattacaggttaaagaaaaatgtaaccatatggttacaataaaaatgtaaccattgaatagtcaccctttagtataaatctaaagataagtacatatatattgatatatgtatattggtttgatttgtatataaataaggATGGAAAGAGATTATTATTGGAGTTTAAGAaacattagtttttttttttaattttttttctatgaaatattaaataatttattattaaaaaaataaccgatctaaaataactgatccaatccgcactattgcggatcggattggattggatttaaactcttatgcggatcggattggatccaaaatatgaaatccgcacttagtgcggattggatgttgtttgaccaaaaaagtgcggattggatcggatgaacacccctactgtACTTGAACTGGTTCTGTGCTAGCAGGAGTTTTTTCTGGTTCTGTGACCCCTGAACTAGCCGAGATTATGGGCATTCGGGAAGCTTTAAGCTGGCTAAAGGATCGCTCTTTCTCTCAGGCCGTTATCGAAACTGATAGCCTTGTTTGTGCTGAAGCGATTAGGAGTGCAGAAGCTTTCGTTTCTGCGTTTGGATTGCTGGTAGATGAATGCAAAAATAGTCTTAATTGTTTGTCGAATGTTTCTATTGTTTTTGTTAAACGTTCAGCGAATCGTGCTACGCACTTTGTTGCCCGACACTCTGTTTCTCTAGCTGATCGTATGTTCCCTATTAACAGTGTTCCTTCAGACTTATTATCTATTCTTGCGAGCGATTGCTTGGTTTAATAAATAAcacttattcaaaaaaaaaaaaaaaatctgttcGAGAGCTGGATGTTATTATCCAAGGTACTATTAGAATATATCAAGTCAAAgcttaaaataaatacatttatttactGTCTTGAGTAGGATTATaggtaaaagaaaaaagaaaaagtaaataaaaatttacataGCAAGTTTACTGAGAAACTACTTAAAATAGAGCTGAACAAGCTTTTTCAAAGTGTCAAAGACACTAGTAAAAGGGTCAAACTCAACAGAGGCTTTCAATCCAAGATCAGGGAACTGGTTAGTTAGAGCCTGTTGCATTCCTGGCATTGACATCATCGCAGTTAGCTGACTATTTGACATTGCTTGGCAATCTTGTGGGGTGTCTTTGATTTTGCTCGGATCATATCCAAAGTTGGCCAAGTAAGACTTGTACTTTTCAATGAATTGAGGTCCAGGGTTAGGTGTCCTTGAGTATATCTGAAATTTGCATTAAAAAGTTGCTTGTTAAGTTTAATCTATAGAGTAAATGCTATTCAAAGACTCCGAAATAAAAAGAGAATTAAAGCTTTCACACTAGTCTATATGTTTTGATGAGTTCTTACCTGTATAAAACTTTTGTCTTTCGCTCCAGAAACAAGAGCGAAATTGTCGTAGTCTGTTGCAATCACATCATACGGCTCTTTAGGAATGAAAGGCAATGTTGGGAAACGCAGATAGCATTTCCCTTTGATCATCTCCTTTTTTTCCAGATCAGTCTCATTTTGCTCCAAATCGTTTTCTGATAGGCATTGGACCTTTCCTCTAATACCTGTTATATATCCATCAGGGCCTCCATGAACACAAAAGGTATCAACCTGAATTGATGGTGCCTCCATATTAAACGTATAGACACCCTGCATTCCATACATTTTAGAAGCCAAAGATATCGTTCATAATATTGAAATTGAACAATCTTCATTTTGACTTAAATTACATCAAGGAGCTGAAACTTATTTATCTCAGCTTCCTAACTATATTAACAGTAAGccaaagaatattttaaattcacaGCCAAAATAGATTCTACTGAGAGTAAGAGCTAAGTTTTCATCATTTAATGTCTAATTTCTTTGAGGAATATTATAAGCATTAAGATTCACAAATCTCAACTACTATACATACCCTTTTGCATTTACCTGCGTGCAGTGGCAATCTTCCTGACCTTGTCCTGCAAATCCGCGTTTAAGTGAAGCTACTTCAAACCATCTTCCAGAATATCTGATGGGATCGAAATTCTCAGCCGTCATGCCTCTCATCATCATTAGCTTCGCGCCTCCTTTATCAGAATCCTCATCAAGTGGAAGAGTTGGCAAATTACTTGCTGCATTTGCAAGCTGGCATATACTTCGTTGATGGGGTACATTAGCAGCCACAGCCTGCCATTACATATAAGACAAACTAATTAGGCATAATTTTCCCAGTCAAATTAGAAACTCAAATACGATTGTGGCTTCCAACATACAGAAGAGAAAACAATATCTTTCAACAAATCAATAAACAGCTTGATTTGGAAAGTAAAATCTATAACTAAATGTTCAATTTTAGTAGACCTTGTCATGCTACAACACCCATCTCAATAATTTTGTTCTCACAAATCAAATGCAATCATTCCCATGtcaaccatttttttttcttccaaataGCTGAATCCATAATATTAGAAGATAAAGAAACTCAAGCAACCTGATCAATTTGGGAGAGGAAGATTATCGAAGCTGCAAAACTAGATAAGACATGTTTGGTCACTAGCTTACTAGATCCGGAAGGATGCTCAATTGAGCACTTCAGCATCATCTTCCCAAGCCCTCTCCTGCATTATTAGCAGGACAACGAGTGTCAACTCTGGGCACCAGATTCAAGCACGAATACCACAAAAGAAAGCTAGCTATTTaagtaattacaaaaataatatttatatatatatatatatttatatataattatatagtagCTGTATGGAACCTGGAGGTGGAGATAGAGGGGGAATAAAAAAGTGGAATAGCTTGTAGAAGAGCTTGCACCATTTTTACAAGTTATCAAAGCTTCAGAATAATGTAGTAGCTCAAAACACTCTCTATCTACAGAGATGAGCTGAGCTGCATCATCATCAACAATTGCTTCTGGCTAAGCTCCTCTTCCACTAGATCTTTGAAGAAACATCTTTTTGTTTAGTCATTATCTTGATTCTCAATTGCTCCATTCCATTGGGACCCTCTTTAATCTTAAAGTTGTTGAAATTTACACTTTGCTTCGGTCTGTACTTCGTTTTCCAACACTTGATCCCCACTGTAATTCTTGACCGTCATTTGAGTTTCAACGGTTAGATGTGGACTCCTTATCCAGTGCTCGGCAGGGTAATCATAATTCTAAGTGgggccaattttttttatttatttatttgttaagtaTTAATgagataaaaataaacatatgttaagacaataataaaaaatataaattgtatagggataaaaataaaattatatcacgtggagaataataaaacaatatatataaaattgaagttaattagaatttttgttcTATGTGCTAAATTATATCTTCTAaatttttaaggtcgttaaagaAACCAcatgaactattgaaattgtttttagattgattttaataatttttttacaatagAAATTTTAACAAGCTTAATTTTTTCGCACATAGTTTTAAATTTCATATTACTATgtaactattgaaattgtttttagattgattttaataatttttttacaatagAAATTTTAACAAGCTTAATTTTTTCGCACATAGTTTTAAATTTCATATTACTATGTATTGAGAATTATGTGAGACAATGTTCTCCAAtatcccccctcaagatggtggcTATTTTTGCTCATCAATCTTGAATCACCTTATCACAGGCCCTGCCATTTGCTCATCAATCTTGAATCACCTTATCACAGGCCCTGCCATTTGCTCGCTTATTTTTGTTCGGATCTTACGCGTCTTAACCATCTGGATAGGTGTGGATCGAAAGCCCACTAGGCGGCTAGGGATATGGCTCTGagaccatgttgagaatcatggggttccatcttaaaaccaattggcaatgagtggagtagcccatgttcttatatatggttcaatacttttacatttaattcaTGTGGGATAATGTTCTCTAATACAAATATAATTTAGTTTGTAATCAACAATATATAACCAAGAAGGCAGTAATAGTAAAATCAAAGTATATTAGAGAAGAAATATTGAAACACACATACTTGCACATCCATTATTGCTGCACAAGTTATCACTCAAGTATTATAAAAATCAAATCTTTAAGAactaaaaagcaaaaaaaaaaaaaaaaaaaaaaaaaggatacctaatgaaaaaatataaactcaaaaattattgcaaaaataaatattattaagagaaaaaaaaaacaaagaacaaGTAGAAAaaaatcctgaaaaaaaaaaccccaaaaaaaagaagaatagtAAGTCAAATGTAAAAGAGTTTAaaacaaatgaaaaatatataccttaatGGAGGGGCGAACGTTGATGGTGAGGTTAGAACTGCAATGGAAAAGGGTTTGAGGGAGgatttaatcagaggaagaagaagggtCGAAAGGGGTAGGTGGTCTGGACATTGTGAAATGAAAAAATGGGATAAAAGAGTTCCACACGCAAACTCTTTTATCTTGATTTTTAACTAAAAATCGGAATAAAAGGgttttaataaaaccttaaAGCCCATTTGGCTATCCCATAAAAATTGAGTCTtgaactcaatttttacttttgatatattttttaacgTTCTACCAAACACAAGCCCTTGCCtggaaaaaaaattagctaCATATTTGAAGCGACAAATTTAAAAGTGGAATAAAATATCTCAATAACATATTTTatcctattttttatttttgttaacttaaaaagtgggataaaagatCTCCTTTCTTGTAGTACTTATTTTAGTGTTCGAAACTCGATCGTTTACTAACATATTACCCAAATTAGTTAATTTATGTGATAATAAGAAGATTATATGTGACAAAAGAAAGAGGAATTAGGTGTCTTTGGGAAATAAGCATCGATAAAGAAGGAACAATAACTATAAAGAGAGAGGTGGAAAGAGATATAAAGAAAGCAATGGATTGAAATATCAAGAAAGGGGGTGGGTATAAAATCACAGACTACTAAGAGGTATAGATATATATTAGGTTAatgtttatatttttagttttcttttaaattaGACATATTTTTAGTTGTATAAAATTTACAATAATCTCAACTAATAAATCCATGTACAAATATTGCTACAAATATTTTGCATATTCCTTTCCCAATCAATAACTCataaaacacaaggtccaaaaatACTCCCTACACCATAGTAAAAATGATAAGAATAGTAAAACAATCAATAAAAATCTCAACCATCTTGCAAATTTACTGTAGATACTTGAAATTCCAATCAAATTACAATAACAACAACCCATATAAAATCTGCAATTGCTAATTATAAACGAACCACTACATAGCGTAATttaggaagaaaaaaagaaaagagtaaTCATGAATTATATTCTATCCGATAAGAACACTAAATTGAAACTAAGTATAAAGCTGACAGAATAGTAATAAGAGAAATGTAAATTGGAGCATTAAACTAATAACATCAGTATTAATTCGACAACTACGAAAGAAAAAGACCCCCATAAAATTTACATGGAAAATAAAGAACTTTTCCAAAAAGTAAAGTATAAGCTCTAAATAATTGACAAAATTCTATTCTGAAAGATCAAATAAAATCCTTTAATAGAGTAGCAGAAAATATACATTGTTGATCACT
This window harbors:
- the LOC133031690 gene encoding chloroplastic lipocalin-like; amino-acid sequence: MVQALLQAIPLFYSPSISTSRRGLGKMMLKCSIEHPSGSSKLVTKHVLSSFAASIIFLSQIDQAVAANVPHQRSICQLANAASNLPTLPLDEDSDKGGAKLMMMRGMTAENFDPIRYSGRWFEVASLKRGFAGQGQEDCHCTQGVYTFNMEAPSIQVDTFCVHGGPDGYITGIRGKVQCLSENDLEQNETDLEKKEMIKGKCYLRFPTLPFIPKEPYDVIATDYDNFALVSGAKDKSFIQIYSRTPNPGPQFIEKYKSYLANFGYDPSKIKDTPQDCQAMSNSQLTAMMSMPGMQQALTNQFPDLGLKASVEFDPFTSVFDTLKKLVQLYFK